The genome window TTGTAGAAGTTCCTGCTCAATTACAAATTGGCCGGTGTAGCCAGCCATTTGTGCTCCAATACCTGTTTAAcagttatttttttttcctgaggAGGTGCAATATTCATAGGAGCTTGCCCATTTAGTCAACTCAAATACTAGAATGAGGCCTTTTCCCCATTACCAATTGTGACCACTATCTAGGCGTTGAAAAGGTCTATGTCCACTCGATCACAAGGCACCGGGAAGACAATCCATGGTCGCGAAGCAATGTAACTCCAAGGTACCAAGATCGCCTAGGTCTTTGGGCTTTGCCACGGTTGGCCAATTGACGAGGCAATGTCCCCCCTGAGACTTTGTTAGGGTCTTCCCCTCTCCACAGAAAGGCTCTACGAATCCTGTCAATTCGCTTGAGAAGACATTTTGCAGGGGAAGGATAGTTAGATGATAAGCTGGCTGGGAGGATAACACCGGTTTGACAAGCGTTTCTCTGCCAGCTAAGGAGAAGAAGCTTCCCTCCCAACCTAGAAGCCTATCACCAATCTTGTCGATGAGCAGCTAGATGTCCACTCTTCTTACCCGTCTGGTGTGTAGTGGGAGACCCAAGTATTTGCATGGTAAGGAGACCAAGCCTATCCTATTAGAGAGAACATGTGAATATAATTAGAGAAGGGAACAATCACATATCAAAATCCCATTTATATACTACTAGGCTTAATATGGAAATAAATCGGATTCCAGTTCAACCGTGATCAAACTGATTGGCCGGTCATCAAGCCGGAAAAGATTGATTGGTCTACGAAGGAGTAGGATTTAGCCTCGCCGCTTTGCTTCTCTTCGGTCTATTTCGCACGCCACGGAGGGAGCACCACCGTGAAACGCCAATGTGCCGGCCACGGCTCCGCAGTGACCGTGTTCGCTTCGGCGGCCAACCGCGGCAGGAAGCACGCGGCGGCATGAACCGCGTCAGCGCCACCACAACCGTGACCGCGGAGGGGGGCGACATGAACGCCAACATGGGTGTTGCCACCGCGTTCGCGCCGGCGACCGAGAGACACGTCAAGAAGCCATCAACAACGTCTCCCTAGCTATCTACTACCCCACACCTCACTGAGATAAAGCAAGGATTCAGCCtggcaggggcggatccaggggTTGTTCCAGGGTGCACATGCACACCCAATATTTGGGGAAGTTGGTGGGGACTAGATTAGCGGTGGTGAACTGGTGGCTGCCCGTGTTTGGCCGGAGCTCACCTCGGAGATGCTTGTTGTCCAAAAAACGATGTTTGCGATACTTAACAGACAAATCGACCATTTTTCATTTCGGACAGATCATTTGAACGGGTAAGGATAAAGGAATCGTGTGGATGTGGCTTGATTGCTTAGACCACATGATGTATGTTTTCCGACGTGGGGACTGGGAAACAACCGCGCAGAGTAAGCACTCAATCGTTGTGATGCCCCACTTAGGCCAGGTGTCGATAGAATGTGGAATATAATGGTGATGTGTAATTGAAGGAGGCCAAGTTTGGATGATTGGACTTGCAGATAAGTTTTGTAGAACTGAATAAGCCCTTCTTAAAAATAAAGTACTGCTACACGCAAGTGTTAGATCGATATCATGCAATGCATGACTCGATCCATTTGCCCCGTAGACCCATAGCGGCAGCGCTCTGCAATGCACACTGCGCCTGACACCACAAAGAGAACGAGGTCCTTACTTCTTCCAAGGCATCGATGCCTTGAAAGCTAACGTTTTCTCACTTCCATCGATCAGACAAAGGAGGCAGATAGCTTTCTTGTGCAGGTTACCAACTTAGCTTTTGCAAATTGCTGCGATGGGGTCCAAGGGCTTGGCAAAACTCCAAAGTTCGACACCGTGGTTCATGCCGTCTGTGAACACGTCGACTAGACCACCGATTGATTGTAGGCGTACGTGTAATGTGGGGGCATGATCAATTTCTTTTGCATTTTTAAGGAATATTCTGTCTTTGCTTTATTGGTCAAGCTGGACATTGAGTGAATGTAGAACGAAAAGGAACATATTTGGGCTGCTTCTGAGCTTACAATGATAAGAGGCCTACGCCTTCAGATACCGACACTCCCTTTCCAAGGCCCGCCTTTGCTTCAGTTTGTCACTGGGCCTTGCGAAATTTGAAGAACTTTGTTCAGCCCATCTTATTGCGACGCAGGCCGTTCCTCCGTGGAAAAAATATTCAGAGTTCCTCCGCTAGAAACACACACGTTCAGAGACATGCCTCCTGCAGTAAGGAGGAAGAACTACCCACGGCACCTGATCATACAACGATCGACGGTCTGCTGCACTGCGCTTGCCGCTGCACTGCTATAACATAATTCCCCACGCCATTGTCGAGCTATGCGTGGTTGTTAGTGCAAATTCAGAGAAACTTGCGCTCTTCAGTTCAGGGTTTTCACTGTTAATTGCGGAATTTCTCTGCAGAATTGGAAGCGAAAATCACACTCGAATGGCTGGTATCTGAGCATCTGGCTGTGACGGGCATCACTGCCAGTAGTGAACAACCGGCAGTAACGAGTATCTAGCTGTGATGAACTGGCAGTGACGATAGGGCGACAacggaaaaaaggaaaagaaagaaagcaacaGTACAAAACAAGATGCCTCCACCACTTTACAGGCACAGGAAAAGAACACAGCCAACCACGTGACTCTTTCCCGTGGCCATAGTATCCGTGGGAACGGCCAGCCTATAAtaacataaaataaaattttctgtACCACCTTCGATCAAGAAATCATACGAATAACGGATCATAGATTATTATTATAAGATACGTAGGCTAATAAAAGAAGAGTTAGAGCACATAGATTTAACATTGTGTATATTAATATAGATGTAGAATCGAGAACGGTGACTAGAGATATGGTGAATAgatgtctcaacaaatttcttacgaaatcaATGACCTACACTTACTTGGATCACCCAACACAACTCAAAACTTAAACGGGGGCAAAATAGAGAaagttttaacaaaaaaaatcgATGCAACATAACTCCACggatgatatatgaaccatagatttaatttaagataaatctacatgtCTTAGTACTCGAATTATCACAaattgcaaagaaaaaaaatgaacaccgagcaacgaaactcttcaagttgattatctagatgcaagagaatttaagatcctatcacataagcatgtatatgCGAATTTTATGACTCTaataacaagaagaataaccttgaaaggtgctaaaattttagccaaaaaatcaaaacgaaaatcaaattcggaaaaaaaaacttacaaacttgcaaagaaatcaatagagagaaactaaaaTGAGGTGAGAACAGTAACATggaaaaaataaacttcattgcatcAGAGATCAActctattttaaaaatattacaaagatttttttctcacaaaactaTCACCTAAACTatcacctaatacatagactaagcattCATCATCCTCTAGTCTAAAACCATAACTCCAAGCTCTTAAATGGGTAGTATAAGGGGACTAAAATaactggttcaaactctcttataaccctacctctctatttacaggccaagaaaattcgatcctaatttttttagatttttctcaaaataccatcttgtagtacacttctacctatcaCCGAGAacattttgttatatttttttttccattcatcGGACTGCCGtgatgccttcacgacttagttttatttcgacgcaagcttcgtgatgttGTCAtgtactcctccaatcctcccataATTTTGAGATCAAACCGCGAAATCGTCTGCACGCTTATCAAAACGTGACTTGTCGTCTTGTttacaccttaagtaagcgCTTTGATatcgacgtgtgtactccgtcatgcgatcttgaccgctggtAAGTCTCTTCCACTCCCGATCTCTCGGACTacattgtcacttgcaccagcatccccttcgctcgaCTTTGTTAACATATCTTCTTTATCCATTTttcatgctttgtttgaccttcacgtgttcagctagaatcactcttgactccacTTGACTtccttgatcgtctagcaccaagcacttcGCTTGACCCAGATCATCCCGttgtcgaccgtcaagttgctttcatcacctgcacactaggagataaataaatacatatatctAAATCTAATTCTAGTTAGTCTATAattaatatgctcaaatgaaatctaaaatcaattcaaatcacatcaaaactcatacaaaatcgaagatcatcaaaccacataaatatcaatatcaattaCTCATTGCaagtaaaataatatatatttcaatttagtttctcaGTAGAAGATGTAGCTCTCCGACCAACTCTAAGCAGATGTGTCGTGCTCCTTCACCAGGTAAGTCGCTCCTTGACCACCTCCGCAATCACAAAGTTGAAATAGTCGATCACCACCGCGACCACGAAGCATCAACAGTAGCACCTCCACAGTATCCACATGTACATAAATAAAATATCGTACTTCGGTGTGTTAGCATCACGACTAGCTAAGATTTCGTAGGGACTTAGAAGAAATGACAGCCAAAGTTTTAGCGATCACATTCATACACCCACAACCTTTAATAACATTGATAAACCTTTAACCATATAAATCTTCTCTTATAAAAAAACATGCTAATAaatctttaatcacattaaaaccTATAATAACTCTAAATCTTAATAAACCTATTATCATATTAAATCCGCCCAACCGCTAGAGCATATCATCACCACGACACCACCAATCCGTCCCAGCCTTTGCCCTCACTCCAGACTGAACAGCTGTCGAAATCACATGCCTCAAGCGACCAATTCACATGGTGCTTATTGGCAGGCTGGCAGATCGGCAGCGAGTTCCAACGTCGCCCAGCACCACAGCACTTTACTCACTCCAACCTGAACAGCTGTCGAAGTATCACATGCCTCAACCGACCAATTCACATGGTGCTTACTGACAGGCGGGCCCAGATCGGCGGCGAATTCCAACGTCGCACAGTACCACAGCACTTTACTGCACAGACTCCAGATTCgtagagaggaagaagacacaCTGATTAGAGCTTGGGAGTGCGCCCAAATCAAACAAGAGAAGAAATTTGGGGTGCCCAAATCAAAACGAGGCTCAGATACAACATATGAATGGTCATGGAGGAGTAGTAACAAATGAAAGAATTCCATTAATAATCATCTCATCATGATGTGTAACATCAGACACTGCAATAATCCCTCACATCACGTCTGCTCTCGGTATCTAAAAAAGAATCTCAAAAAGAATATCACAGTAGTACTATAAACACAAGTACTCCAGCTAGCAACCGCAAATCACGGTGCGGCCATACGATCAACTCTAGaacacgacggcggcggcgaccgcggcggcgacggcgacgaagctggcggcggaggcgtaCGCGGCGGCGCTGTTCGCGGCTGGGGCGCCGGTCGGGGCGCCGGACGGGGCGGAGACGGAGGAGGTCGGGGTGAGCGCGGACGGGGCGGAGGCGGTGGGGGCATCAGTGGGCGGGGCCGGGGGAGAGGCCAGCGGGGACGGCTCCGCGGCGGTGGGCGGGGTGGCGACCGGCGCGGGCGCAGTGGCCGGGGACCTCGCTGGGGGAGGCGGCAGCGGTGCCATCTTGGGGGGCGCCTGGGTGGGGGCGGCGGCCGGGGCctgcgccgcggcggcgacaGCCAGGAGGGCGACGATGGCGGCGACCACGGCGAAGCGAGCCATCAGGATTGTGGTAGCGGTGGTGGAGACTGAGCTAACGCTGTGGCGGAGGAGACCGTGTTGCGTAAGCAGCGAGTGCTTGAACTCTCTGGAGAAGCTGAGGACTGGCTGAGCTGCGAGTGATGAAGCTGAAGCGAGGGACGGGGCAGGTATTTATAGCGGTACTCAAGTCGGTTCGGCAACAGCTGTAACGTTCAACTCTCCTGGACTCTATGGCAGCCACGTCAAGGAAGCTGCCACTGACGCGTGGGCTCAACTAGCGTGGGACCGCACAGTCATTGACAGGGCTGGCCTTCTCGCGGGGCGGCGCCGGTCATGTTGACCCTTCGGGCAGCGGCACCGCGTCGCGGGGGAGTGGGAAGGTGTCTAACGACTAGTTCCGTGTGCAGGTGCTGCGACCTGCGCCGTTGGATCGAGAACAGACGGGTCGGCGCCTTTCTCGGCTAGATTAGTGCGGGTCTTTGGGTTGGTTGGCCTGCCACAGCCGAAGGCCAGCTAGCCGTTGTGGTCGGTTTGAATTGATTAACGGGCAAGAGATGCGCCCCCGGACAGGTGGCACAGTATTATACGCTCCGTGTCAGCGCATAGGGACGCGGGGAATTGTCAGCTTAACTACCATGTGATCGTTGGCCCAACTACGCGTAGAAAAAAGCAAACTTGTACAGCTGCTGCTCGGTCATGGCTACGTGCTCGCACGGACGCGCGTAGCTGGGAGTAAGTAAACTCGTTCACGGTAAGGATTGTTGCATGGATGTGGCGTTCTGCGTTATCTCCACCAACCGAGGCGATGGGAAGGCCGACAGAGGTCATAGGAGACGAGAACAAAGCATGAACGGCCTCGAAGCTTTCACtgtaatttctttatttttttaaattatacatGTATTCAGGAATGTACTGTACTTGATCTTTAATATAACTCTTCCATtggcaaaaagaaaaagtgAACTGCACAAGTAAAGGCTGCTTCTGCCGTACCCCTGCGTTACCGTTGCTAGGCAACAAACATTCAGGAAGACGAACAAGGAAAGCAAGTTTTGGGGCACTTCGCGTGCCCAGGGCTTTCCCAGCTGGTAAGGTAAGCAACGGCGAAGGGAGGAAGACCAACAAGGAAAGCAAGTTTTGGCAGGGCCTTCCTGGAAAAGGTGGGCGGGCATGAGCTCTGTGTGAA of Phragmites australis chromosome 3, lpPhrAust1.1, whole genome shotgun sequence contains these proteins:
- the LOC133911778 gene encoding arabinogalactan protein 1-like, with translation MARFAVVAAIVALLAVAAAAQAPAAAPTQAPPKMAPLPPPPARSPATAPAPVATPPTAAEPSPLASPPAPPTDAPTASAPSALTPTSSVSAPSGAPTGAPAANSAAAYASAASFVAVAAAVAAAVVF